From [Flavobacterium] thermophilum:
AAGCCCATAGTCGGCATTGTTGATGCCGCCAACATAAATGGCATTCAGCGGCTGTTTCGCCGTCCCGAACCGCTGAAACGGCTTTTGCTTCCCACCCGGCGGCAAATCAACCATCGGGCGGCGGATCGCGACATATGTTCCCATTTCGAGGCTCGGCAAAAAGATGACATCGCAGTACCGCTCGTAAAACCGTTCTTCCCAACGGTACATCATTTGCATGGCCGCTTTTTTCCAACCACGGAGCGGATACAAATCAGGAAACTTCCAATAGACGTCGCGGTAAAAGACGCCGATCGGAACGTTGCGGGCTTTCAAGTAGCGGAGAACGTCCCGGTCGACGAACGGACGTTGCGGCCGGTGTCCTGGGTCAGTGAGCCAAAGCGGAATCGTCTGGTTTTCCATATAGCAAAACCAGACATCATCGAGCTTGCCTTGGCTGCGGAGCTCTTGAAATTGCTTCTCCCGCTCGGCTGACGTGCCGGCGATCAGAAGAACGTCCACTCCCTCTTTCGCTCCCCAACGCAAAAACGCCTGATGCATTTCATACGGCCGCAGCTTTGACCCGCTGTTTCGTTCCGCGGCGAGTGAAAACGGGTAATAAATCAATACGGTTTTCATCATTCATCCCTCATCCGTGATTCGCCTTTTCGTTGCAAACCATGCCCGTAAATCCCCCTGCACCCGCAGCCATAACGCCATTCCGCCAAACAACGCCACGATCAGCAACCAGGTCGGATTGAACAAAAAATCGGTGAACCCACCGACGAGCGTGCGGGGGATGTTAACGGAAAAATAAACGAACAAACTTAAAAACAAAGGATTTTTTGGCAGCCGTAGAAACCCAATGTACAACAGCTGCGTCACGACACCGACATACAGCGTGCCGATGACGATTCCAACGTAGCCAAAGTTCGCATACGCCTCAGCGACAAAGAGCGTATTGAGCACCCCTCCCGTTCCATCCTCGATCCGCTCCGGGAACACGTGCGCCATCACGAGGCGGGCGGAGCGGACGTTCTCGACGTCAAACAACCCTGTTAAAATCGAGGGCAAGCTTTTTCCATAAAGAAATGGCAGCGCTTCGCCGAACAAATTCAAATGAAGAAACGTCGGCGCGATTTGCGCCAAAATCATGCGGCCGATCGGGCCCTTGTTGTAAGACAAAAAGGTCGTGGCATCTTGCACCCCTTGAATGACGATGTACATGCCGACGAGCACCGCCGCCCCCACTCCCCCATACAGCGCCAGTTTCACCGCCGACAGCCTTGTTTTTCCAATGTAAATGCGAATGAGGAAAAACATCATCACATAAAAGAAAATCGGCGATTTGGCCAAATCATACACATTGACGAACACCGCCCCGACAAACAGACAGATAAACAGTAGCTTCCACCGCCACTCGTGCGTCAGCTCGGCAAACAAATAAGCGATAAACGACAAAAGCGGCGTGAGCGTAATGGCAAAAATATTGCGAACGAGCACGTTTCCGGCAAAATGGCGCGACGCCTCAATGCGCAACGCAGCCAAGCTCTCATCCGTCCCTGTCAAGAGCGCAAACACCGGAATCGTCGGCGTTTTCCAAATCATATACGCAATGGCGGCAAAACTGAGCAGCGACAGCGCCAAAAACGCATAAAA
This genomic window contains:
- a CDS encoding putative glycosyl transferase, whose translation is MMKTVLIYYPFSLAAERNSGSKLRPYEMHQAFLRWGAKEGVDVLLIAGTSAEREKQFQELRSQGKLDDVWFCYMENQTIPLWLTDPGHRPQRPFVDRDVLRYLKARNVPIGVFYRDVYWKFPDLYPLRGWKKAAMQMMYRWEERFYERYCDVIFLPSLEMGTYVAIRRPMVDLPPGGKQKPFQRFGTAKQPLNAIYVGGINNADYGLLLLLEAIRLANRRKPLVSLTVVCRKDEYERQPLAVKEELAALQVRVEHVSGEALDRLYAEMDFAFIPRRRSEYNDFSVPVKLVDYLSSGLPIVATACSAQKRLIEADGYGVICDDNPSSMAEAIAKMADMLEECRLRIEQTFMAKHSWEARVEKVKETLVGGLR